The proteins below come from a single Erythrobacter sp. SG61-1L genomic window:
- a CDS encoding mechanosensitive ion channel produces the protein MDYLKTLQEQVDSMVMGTVATLPSIAVALVVVAITWLAARLASRIATRIVEKTGIRNDLKQLFRTFARLGVWITGLLIAAAVVMPGLTPASLVAGLGVGALAIGFAFQDIFENFLAGVLILLRDKMQIGDVIEAEGILGKVEKITLRETHIRQLSGELTILPNSMIFKNPVKIVTDIALRRNELVVGVSYDTDLPMAEATIRKAVESVEEVASDRAVEIYAQEFGASSIDFTVRWWADSRLHDFLGVKSKVVFAIKRALDDAKIEIPYPHVTHTYAGLPPAAGQENQPT, from the coding sequence TTGGATTATCTCAAGACCCTGCAGGAGCAGGTGGATTCAATGGTGATGGGCACGGTGGCGACCCTGCCCAGCATCGCCGTGGCGCTGGTGGTGGTGGCCATCACCTGGCTCGCCGCGCGGCTCGCCTCGCGCATTGCCACAAGGATCGTCGAGAAAACCGGCATCCGCAACGATCTGAAGCAACTGTTCCGCACCTTCGCCCGGCTTGGCGTGTGGATCACCGGCCTGCTGATCGCCGCCGCCGTGGTCATGCCCGGCCTGACGCCCGCCAGCCTTGTCGCCGGCCTTGGCGTAGGCGCGCTGGCCATCGGCTTTGCCTTTCAGGACATTTTTGAGAATTTCCTGGCCGGGGTACTGATCCTGCTGCGCGACAAGATGCAGATCGGCGACGTGATCGAGGCGGAAGGCATTCTGGGCAAGGTGGAGAAAATCACCCTGCGCGAAACCCACATCCGCCAATTGTCGGGCGAACTGACCATCCTGCCCAATTCGATGATCTTCAAGAACCCGGTGAAGATCGTGACGGACATAGCCCTGCGCCGCAACGAACTGGTGGTGGGCGTATCCTACGATACCGACCTGCCCATGGCGGAAGCGACCATCCGCAAGGCCGTGGAAAGCGTGGAGGAAGTCGCGTCGGACCGGGCAGTGGAGATTTACGCGCAGGAATTCGGCGCCAGTTCGATCGACTTCACCGTGCGCTGGTGGGCGGATTCGCGCCTGCACGATTTCCTTGGCGTGAAGAGCAAGGTGGTCTTCGCCATCAAGCGCGCGCTGGACGATGCGAAGATCGAAATCCCCTATCCCCATGTCACGCACACTTATGCCGGGTTGCCCCCTGCCGCCGGGCAGGAGAACCAGCCTACCTGA
- a CDS encoding DUF1003 domain-containing protein produces the protein MTAPADPHKLARELLGRELEDLEPDEQRVIQRVASGTVFVGDREEISQIHAGFGDRLADRVAAVGGSWGFIVCFGLVLLAWVMLNSDAVAALGFTPFDRYPFIFLNLMLSMLAAVQAPIIMMSQNRQAKKDRIAARHDYEVNLRAQLELIRLSHKLDRLARQMGHVEGQAADSAKE, from the coding sequence GTGACCGCGCCGGCCGATCCTCACAAGCTGGCCCGCGAATTGCTGGGCCGCGAGCTTGAGGATCTGGAGCCGGACGAACAGCGCGTGATCCAGCGTGTCGCCTCCGGAACGGTGTTCGTCGGCGACAGGGAAGAGATAAGCCAGATTCACGCCGGTTTCGGCGACCGGCTGGCTGACCGGGTTGCCGCCGTGGGCGGCAGCTGGGGCTTTATCGTGTGCTTCGGCCTGGTGTTGCTGGCATGGGTCATGCTGAACAGCGATGCCGTGGCGGCGCTGGGCTTCACGCCCTTCGACCGTTATCCCTTCATCTTCCTCAATCTGATGCTGTCCATGCTGGCCGCCGTGCAGGCGCCGATCATCATGATGAGCCAGAACCGGCAGGCCAAGAAGGACCGGATCGCGGCCCGCCACGATTACGAAGTGAATTTGCGCGCCCAGCTGGAACTGATCCGTCTTTCCCACAAGCTGGACCGGCTGGCCCGGCAGATGGGGCACGTCGAAGGTCAGGCTGCTGACAGCGCCAAGGAATAG
- a CDS encoding lysine--tRNA ligase, which yields MSNEALIAAAQTSKSWPFQEAQRLAKRFPGGKRDADGNLVPVIFETGYGPSGLPHIGTFQEVLRTTLVRRAYEVLTGGHPTRLIAFSDDMDGLRKVPENIPNAEVLHENLHKPLSRIPDPFEKGHASFAHHNNAMLRDFLDRFGFDYEFIAASDRYDSGEFDDALKNVLKHYDAIMGVMLPTLREERRKTYSPVLPISEKTGHVLQVPIEVVDAEAGIVRFEDGGEMVEQSILGGKSKLQWKVDWAMRWVALGVDYEMCGKDLTDSVTQSGKIAHILGGRKPEGMIYELFLDANGEKISKSKGNGLTIEEWLTYGSEESLGFYLFREPKSAKQLHVGVIPRAVDEYWQFRTKIPEQPIEQQLGNPVWNLLRANGYKGGDGDSLPVTYGLLLNLVGVLGTHATHEQVWNYLGNYIHDADPAHHPELNILVDRALAYNRDFVAPTLVRRAPEANEAEALKALDAVLAKTAEDASAEDLQTEVYEIGKDERFGFESLRDWFKALYETLLGSSQGPRMGSFIALYGVANTRRLIAEALAK from the coding sequence ATGAGCAATGAAGCACTGATCGCCGCCGCCCAAACGTCCAAGTCCTGGCCTTTTCAGGAGGCGCAGCGTCTCGCCAAACGCTTTCCGGGCGGGAAGCGCGATGCGGACGGCAATCTCGTGCCCGTCATTTTCGAAACCGGCTATGGCCCCTCGGGCCTGCCGCATATCGGCACTTTCCAGGAAGTGTTGCGCACCACGCTGGTGCGCCGCGCCTATGAAGTGCTGACCGGCGGCCATCCCACGCGCCTGATCGCCTTTTCCGACGATATGGACGGGCTGCGCAAGGTGCCCGAAAACATCCCCAATGCCGAAGTGCTGCATGAGAATCTGCACAAGCCGCTGAGCCGCATTCCCGACCCGTTCGAGAAGGGGCATGCCAGCTTTGCCCATCACAATAATGCGATGCTGCGCGATTTCCTCGATCGCTTCGGCTTCGATTATGAATTCATCGCCGCATCGGATCGTTACGATTCCGGCGAGTTCGACGATGCGCTGAAGAATGTGCTGAAGCATTACGATGCCATCATGGGCGTGATGCTGCCCACTCTGCGCGAAGAGCGCCGCAAGACCTATTCGCCCGTGCTGCCGATCAGCGAGAAGACCGGCCATGTGCTGCAGGTACCCATCGAAGTGGTGGATGCCGAAGCCGGGATCGTCCGTTTCGAAGATGGCGGCGAAATGGTCGAGCAGTCGATCCTCGGCGGCAAGTCCAAGCTGCAGTGGAAGGTGGACTGGGCCATGCGCTGGGTCGCGCTGGGCGTGGATTATGAAATGTGCGGCAAGGATCTGACCGACAGCGTCACCCAGTCCGGCAAGATCGCGCATATCCTCGGCGGCCGTAAGCCCGAGGGCATGATCTACGAATTGTTCCTGGACGCCAATGGCGAGAAGATTTCCAAGTCCAAGGGCAATGGCCTGACCATCGAGGAATGGCTGACCTATGGCAGCGAGGAATCGCTGGGCTTCTATCTGTTCCGCGAACCCAAGAGCGCCAAGCAACTGCATGTCGGCGTGATCCCGCGCGCGGTGGATGAATATTGGCAGTTCCGCACCAAGATTCCCGAACAGCCGATCGAACAGCAGTTGGGCAACCCGGTTTGGAACCTGCTGCGCGCCAATGGCTACAAGGGCGGGGATGGCGACAGCCTGCCCGTGACCTATGGCCTGCTGCTCAATCTGGTGGGCGTGCTGGGCACTCATGCCACGCATGAGCAGGTGTGGAATTACCTGGGCAATTACATCCACGATGCCGATCCGGCGCATCACCCGGAACTGAACATCCTGGTTGACCGGGCGCTGGCCTATAATCGCGATTTCGTGGCCCCCACGCTGGTGCGCCGCGCGCCGGAAGCCAATGAGGCAGAGGCGCTGAAGGCGCTGGACGCCGTGCTGGCGAAGACGGCGGAAGATGCCTCTGCCGAAGATCTGCAGACCGAAGTCTACGAGATCGGCAAGGATGAACGCTTCGGCTTCGAAAGCCTGCGTGACTGGTTCAAGGCCCTGTATGAAACCCTGCTCGGTTCCAGCCAGGGGCCGCGCATGGGCAGCTTCATCGCCCTGTATGGCGTGGCCAATACCCGCCGGCTGATCGCGGAAGCTCTCGCCAAGTGA
- a CDS encoding CFI-box-CTERM domain-containing protein, whose amino-acid sequence MSKSAASPFAKRVRALLALATGLSPVGAANAEEAKPPCILTHNVTPNAVVDGEVYRVNSETDFHALYRVQLIPTSATGGQDAQTGTLAVWYQWTPSTTRQYQMAVHNPFYKEGETVTDNREVFLTINGAGHTALFASPTLEWLEVKDWQGGDALPTVTADPTVMFRNTSKNEPNVTFTYPAGDAKQAFEIAPQVFNALVDYANKGECTVRQQIGADPDSIFDSIYDDATDWGCFLTTATCKTVGLEDDCWELTTLRQFRDGWLAWQEGGAEDIARYYREAPAIARALGSDQQAALRLYWTRIVPSALAAHFGANRLARRIYTRMMGELGVA is encoded by the coding sequence ATGAGCAAGTCGGCAGCCAGTCCTTTTGCAAAACGGGTGCGGGCCTTGCTCGCGCTGGCCACCGGCCTCTCCCCCGTCGGGGCGGCCAATGCAGAAGAGGCGAAGCCGCCCTGCATACTGACGCATAATGTCACCCCGAACGCTGTCGTGGATGGCGAAGTCTATCGGGTGAACAGCGAGACGGATTTTCACGCGCTCTACCGTGTCCAGCTGATCCCCACCTCCGCCACCGGTGGGCAGGATGCGCAGACCGGCACGCTCGCAGTCTGGTATCAGTGGACCCCTTCGACCACGCGGCAATATCAGATGGCCGTGCACAATCCCTTCTACAAGGAAGGGGAGACCGTCACCGACAACCGGGAAGTGTTCCTCACCATCAATGGCGCGGGGCATACGGCCCTGTTCGCTTCCCCCACCCTGGAATGGCTTGAGGTGAAGGACTGGCAAGGCGGCGATGCCCTGCCGACGGTTACGGCCGATCCGACGGTGATGTTCAGAAACACATCAAAGAATGAGCCGAACGTCACCTTCACCTATCCGGCGGGCGATGCGAAACAGGCCTTCGAGATCGCTCCCCAAGTGTTCAACGCGCTGGTCGATTATGCGAACAAGGGCGAATGCACCGTCAGGCAGCAGATCGGCGCCGATCCCGACAGCATCTTTGACAGCATCTATGACGATGCGACCGACTGGGGCTGCTTCCTGACGACGGCCACCTGCAAGACCGTGGGGCTGGAGGACGATTGCTGGGAACTCACCACGCTGCGCCAATTCCGCGATGGCTGGCTGGCATGGCAGGAAGGCGGCGCGGAAGACATCGCACGCTATTACCGCGAGGCCCCAGCGATCGCCCGCGCGCTCGGATCGGACCAGCAGGCCGCGCTCAGGCTTTATTGGACGCGCATCGTGCCATCCGCCCTTGCTGCCCACTTCGGCGCAAATCGGCTTGCCCGGCGCATCTACACCCGCATGATGGGCGAATTGGGCGTCGCCTGA
- a CDS encoding cytochrome b, which yields MTQTRYSAVAMLLHWAIAIAVIVNWRIAESAENLEIAEKMRVMDQHKALGMLILALTVLRLLWRFAKSPPPLASSLKPWEKTAAKAVHLLFYVLLIGLPLGGWLGQSFYALAIDVYGVTVPALPVGKNPELGHSIFEAHATGGTIMLALIAVHILGALKHTFLDKDGNIFRMLPFGTAKA from the coding sequence ATGACGCAGACACGCTATTCAGCCGTGGCGATGCTGCTCCATTGGGCGATTGCCATTGCCGTGATCGTCAATTGGCGGATCGCGGAATCGGCCGAAAATCTCGAAATTGCTGAAAAGATGCGAGTGATGGACCAGCACAAGGCGCTGGGCATGCTGATCCTGGCACTGACTGTGCTGCGCCTGTTGTGGCGTTTCGCCAAGTCGCCGCCGCCGCTGGCCTCCTCGCTCAAGCCGTGGGAAAAGACGGCGGCGAAGGCTGTGCACCTGCTGTTCTACGTGTTGCTGATCGGCCTGCCGCTGGGCGGCTGGCTGGGCCAGTCCTTCTATGCGCTGGCAATCGACGTCTATGGCGTGACCGTGCCCGCGCTGCCGGTGGGCAAGAACCCGGAACTGGGCCACTCGATCTTCGAGGCCCATGCCACGGGCGGAACGATCATGCTGGCGCTGATCGCCGTGCATATCCTCGGCGCGCTCAAGCACACATTCCTCGACAAGGACGGCAATATCTTCCGGATGCTGCCCTTCGGCACGGCCAAGGCCTGA
- a CDS encoding RcnB family protein, protein MTIRGLLRSSGLAALATAMAVTALPAEVFAKPGDNNSNSGWSRGSNNNRGSDDRGSRSSSNRGSESRNWSSSRGNDGNDNRGSDRGSDRNSSQQRPQPAPQASSRPAQQPSARPAPQQANRPAPSQGSNYRQGDGNRGQGANTPNSVRSSNNSRPTGAELREHNRVQDRDYNRDRDRDNNRNGNDRRDNYRDDNRGGSYRDNDRNGSYRDNDRNRSYRDGNRNGSYNGRDRDHRNWDRKWRNDNRYDWRKYRSNNRSRFHIGIYYAPYRNYYYRPLSIGFFLDSLFYNDRYWINDPWYYRLPPAYGPYRWVRYYDDALLVDTYNGEVVDVIHNFFW, encoded by the coding sequence ATGACTATCAGAGGACTGCTCCGTTCGAGCGGACTCGCAGCGCTCGCCACCGCCATGGCGGTGACAGCGCTTCCCGCCGAGGTTTTCGCAAAGCCCGGCGACAATAATTCGAACTCCGGCTGGTCGCGCGGTTCGAACAACAACCGCGGATCGGACGATCGCGGATCGCGCAGTTCCAGCAATCGCGGTTCGGAATCGCGCAACTGGTCTTCATCCCGCGGGAATGACGGGAATGACAATCGTGGATCGGATCGCGGTTCGGATCGTAATTCCTCCCAGCAGCGGCCCCAGCCTGCCCCGCAAGCCAGTTCGCGCCCTGCCCAGCAGCCCAGCGCACGTCCCGCCCCGCAGCAGGCAAACCGCCCCGCTCCGTCGCAAGGCAGCAATTATCGCCAGGGCGACGGCAATCGTGGCCAGGGCGCCAACACGCCGAATTCGGTACGCAGTTCCAACAATAGCCGCCCCACCGGCGCGGAGCTGCGCGAGCACAACCGGGTGCAGGATCGGGACTATAACCGCGACCGCGACCGCGACAATAATCGCAACGGCAATGACCGGCGCGACAATTACCGCGACGACAATCGCGGCGGATCCTATCGCGACAATGATCGCAACGGTTCCTACCGCGATAATGACCGCAATCGCTCCTATCGCGACGGCAACCGCAATGGCTCTTACAACGGGCGGGACCGCGATCACCGTAACTGGGACCGCAAGTGGCGGAACGACAACCGCTACGACTGGCGGAAATACCGCAGCAATAACCGCAGCCGGTTCCATATCGGGATCTATTACGCGCCCTACCGGAACTATTACTACCGGCCGCTGAGCATCGGGTTCTTCCTCGACTCGCTGTTCTACAACGATCGCTACTGGATCAACGATCCCTGGTATTACCGCCTGCCGCCCGCTTACGGCCCCTATCGCTGGGTACGTTATTACGACGACGCCCTGCTGGTAGACACTTACAATGGTGAAGTGGTGGACGTGATCCACAACTTCTTCTGGTGA